A DNA window from Arachis duranensis cultivar V14167 chromosome 3, aradu.V14167.gnm2.J7QH, whole genome shotgun sequence contains the following coding sequences:
- the LOC127745418 gene encoding uncharacterized protein LOC127745418: MAEMEAVKAKRKGTSSLSHEDANLESVNELQSPPRIRTRGRPKNRLGSKLEKQIANATKKKKTKVLSEINLFDAASAAHSSSSQYQGQVINYQFRVPAAGDNSLGV; this comes from the exons atggccgagatggaagcagtaaaagccaaaaggaaggggacatcttctttatcccacgaagacgccaacttggaatccgttaacgagcttcaaagcccgccaaggattcgaacaagaggacgtccaaaaaacaggctaggttcaaagctggagaaacagattgcaaatgccacaaagaagaagaagacaaaagTTTTAAGCGAG ATAAACCtgtttgatgctgcatcagcggCGCATTCAAGTAGCAGCCAATACCAGGGACAAGTTATAAATTATCAGTTCAGGGTACCAGCAGCAGGGGATAactctttgggtgtatag